The Endozoicomonas sp. 4G DNA segment GATCCAGAGTGAATTCGGTCTGGCTTTCTGTGGCAATCTGACCTTCGAGCCAGCGCATAAAACGCACCATGGCGACACCATCGCGACGATGACAGTCATCCATGCGTTTGATTTCAATGGGGTTTTTAACCGCTTTGAGGTTTCTGGCCGGGCTGGTGGCCTCAACCACATCGACGCTGTCTGCGATAGCGTCGACCAGCCACTGACTGGTGGTAGCGGGGTCAATCAACAGCGTTGTGTGGTTGAGTGATGACAGGCTATCAGCAATCGCTGGGTAAGCTCTCAACTCTACCGAAGAAGCTTTCAGCGCTGCCAAAGCTTCTTCCTCTATACGACGGTCGTCAATAAAGAGTTGTGCTGAGTCGTTGGTGATATGAGCGTAAGCAAGAAAAACCGGGTTGCATTCAACATCAGAGCCACGCAGGTTGAACAGCCAGGCAATGTCGTCCAGGGCGGTGAGCAGAACATGATCGGCTCCGGCTTCTGCCATTTCTTGCCGTACTTCAGCCAATTTTTCTTCACGGCTTTTTCCTGCCATTGCATCGCTGTGGAGGAAGACGGGCTCAGCTGGCATGGCGGGGCGGTTTTGCCAGAGTTCATCCAGCAGATCAAGATCGGTTTTCAGGGACAGGCGTTTGCTATCAAAGGATTTTTCGAGACTTCTGACGAATTTCAGGCTCACAACCTTGCCGTCAAAGCCAACGACCTGACCTTCTTCAAGGTGATCGGCCAGCCATTCGTTGATAGGGGGGGCATCAGGCTGCCCCTGTTTCATCAGTTCAATGCCGCTGCCTGCCAGCTGTTCTTCAGCCTGAAGAAAATAGCGGCCGTCGGTCCATAATGCCGCCCGCTCCTGAAGGACGACGACGGTACCTGCCGAGCCATCAAACCCGGACAGCCAGGCGCGTCCAGTCCAGCGGTCGGCAACGTATTCGCTCTGGTGTGGATCGGAGCTTGGAATAATCCAGGCATGAATGTTCTGGCTTTTCATCGCTGATTGCATGGCTGCCAGTTTTTCTGGCGCCGTCAGCTGACTCATTGTCGTTGTCATAAGTTTTGTTCTGAAATGTCTGTGGCGCAGTAATAATGTCAGCTGATGACGATACTATCAATAGACCTTTCAGAGCATGACGACTGACCCGTTCCGGGGTTGTTTGGACTCTGGCCGTAAAGTACACTGCAAGGTCGGCAAACAAGTTGTTTCAGCCATACAGCAAAAGTGCTCTTTCTTATTCCCGGTTGGGCTTGGGGGTGAATAGGAAAGAGAATTTCCACAGTGATCAAATTTGAGAGGTGAGCAGTGGCTCGAGTAACCGTAGAAGACTGTCTGGATAATGTTGATAACCGCTTTGAGCTGGTGATGGTCGCTTCCAAGCGTGCCCGTCAGCTGGCGATTGGTGGCAAGGATCCCAAACTGGAGTGGGAAAACGACAAGCCCACCGTTATGGCTCTGCGCGAAATTGCAGAAGGCCTGGTAACCCCTCTGTCTGTTGAAGAGAAAGTGGTAGACGAAGACGAAGCCGCCATGTTCCTGGCGGGTGTTGAGGGTTAATAGCTCCGGATCTCTCCCGGAGATATTCTGGATGGCTGGATGGCTGCACAGGAGGAGCGGGCTTTGCTAACTATTGAAGAGTTTGCCGGCCGCTTGAAGTCCTACCTGAATCCCGAACAGGTCAACCTTGTTCGTAGGGCTTACTATTACGCTGAACAGGCACACGACGGTCAGACCCGGCGTAGTGGTGAGCCTTATATTACCCACCCGCTCGAGGTGGCTGCGATTCTCGCAGACATGCACATGGACCATCACAGCCTGATGGCTGCCATGCTGCATGATGTTATCGAAGATACCGGAGTTGAGAAAACAGCCATTAACGAGCAGTTCGGTGCAGTCGTAGCCGATCTGGTGGATGGCGTCAGCAAGCTGACGCACATGCAGTTTGAAAACAAAACTCTGGCCCAGGCTGAAAACTTCCAGAAAATGGCTCTGGCCATGGCGCGGGATATCCGGGTCATCCTGGTCAAGTTGTCAGATCGACTCCACAACATGCGTACCCTGGGGGTGCTAAGACCCGACAAGCGTCGTCGGATTGCCAGGGAAACGCTCGATATCTACGTACCCATTGCCAATCGTCTGGGTATGCACAATCTGCGGATTGAGCTGGAAGATCTCGGCTTTCAGGCCATGTACCCCATGAGATCCCGAATGATACGTCAGGCGGTTAAAGAAGCCCGGGGTAATCGTAAGGATCTGGTGGGGCAGGTTCAGAAAGCCATTGCTGCCCGTCTTGAAGAAGTGAGCCTGATGGGTCGGGTCGTTGGGCGGGAAAAGCACCTTTACAGTATCTATCGAAAGATGCGTAACCAGAGCAAGTCCTTTGCTGAAATCATGGACATGTTTGCATTTCGCATCATTGTCGACAGTGCTGACTCCTGTTACCGTGCCCTGGGCATGGTTCACAACCTCTACAAGCCGATTCCGGGGCGCTTCAAAGACTACATTGCTATCCCCAAGGCCAACGGCTATCAGTCGCTTCATACCAGTCTTTTTGGTATGCACGGTGTTCCCATTGAGATCCAGATCCGTACCCAGGAAATGGAAGATATGGCTAATAATGGCATTGCTGCTCATTGGCTCTATAAATCCGGGGACGAAGCGCTATCCGGCAGTCATGCCCGTACACGTCAGTGGCTGAAAGGTGTACTGGAGCTGCAAAAAAATGCCGGTGATTCACTGGAGTTTATTGAAAACGTCAAGATCGACC contains these protein-coding regions:
- a CDS encoding aminopeptidase P family protein, which gives rise to MTTTMSQLTAPEKLAAMQSAMKSQNIHAWIIPSSDPHQSEYVADRWTGRAWLSGFDGSAGTVVVLQERAALWTDGRYFLQAEEQLAGSGIELMKQGQPDAPPINEWLADHLEEGQVVGFDGKVVSLKFVRSLEKSFDSKRLSLKTDLDLLDELWQNRPAMPAEPVFLHSDAMAGKSREEKLAEVRQEMAEAGADHVLLTALDDIAWLFNLRGSDVECNPVFLAYAHITNDSAQLFIDDRRIEEEALAALKASSVELRAYPAIADSLSSLNHTTLLIDPATTSQWLVDAIADSVDVVEATSPARNLKAVKNPIEIKRMDDCHRRDGVAMVRFMRWLEGQIATESQTEFTLDQQLRAFRALAPEFKGPSFSSIIGYGSNGAVIHYCADQETCLTVQPKGLLLVDSGGQYEDGTTDITRTFACGEMTEEEKNDYTLVLKCYINLARARFLRGTRGIQLDMLARQPAWAEGQNYNHGTGHGVGYFLNVHEGPHSVSPYFLDVALKPGMLITNEPGMYRDGKHGMRIENIMLVEEDTETEFGVFYKLRDLTLAPIDTRPLLLNKLNSEEIQWLNNYHAKVRRELSPLLEGEDLEWLIGATEAI
- the rpoZ gene encoding DNA-directed RNA polymerase subunit omega — its product is MARVTVEDCLDNVDNRFELVMVASKRARQLAIGGKDPKLEWENDKPTVMALREIAEGLVTPLSVEEKVVDEDEAAMFLAGVEG
- the spoT gene encoding bifunctional GTP diphosphokinase/guanosine-3',5'-bis pyrophosphate 3'-pyrophosphohydrolase; the encoded protein is MLTIEEFAGRLKSYLNPEQVNLVRRAYYYAEQAHDGQTRRSGEPYITHPLEVAAILADMHMDHHSLMAAMLHDVIEDTGVEKTAINEQFGAVVADLVDGVSKLTHMQFENKTLAQAENFQKMALAMARDIRVILVKLSDRLHNMRTLGVLRPDKRRRIARETLDIYVPIANRLGMHNLRIELEDLGFQAMYPMRSRMIRQAVKEARGNRKDLVGQVQKAIAARLEEVSLMGRVVGREKHLYSIYRKMRNQSKSFAEIMDMFAFRIIVDSADSCYRALGMVHNLYKPIPGRFKDYIAIPKANGYQSLHTSLFGMHGVPIEIQIRTQEMEDMANNGIAAHWLYKSGDEALSGSHARTRQWLKGVLELQKNAGDSLEFIENVKIDLFPDEVYVFTPKGHILELPKGATPVDFAYTVHTDVGNTCVACRIDRRLASLSQPLQSGQTIEIVTASGARPNVTWLNFVVTGKARSNIRHFLKNQRRNESIALGRRLLNKALVSFESHLDDMDEQALQGQIKALKCDTLDDLLEDIGLGNRMAYVVARMLMEPGSVKTEKTQIDTSDFERPLSIRGTEGMVISFAKCCYPIPGDPVVGNVSSGRGIVIHTESCKNIVDIRHSPEKVLEVDWDKDVSGEFMVELLVELEHHRGMIASLATSVTAVEGNIEKISMEERDASFCMVQLVIKVRDRLHLARIIKRLRVIKGVHSINRRRVA